Proteins encoded by one window of Hyphomicrobium nitrativorans NL23:
- the ccoG gene encoding cytochrome c oxidase accessory protein CcoG yields MQPQKSIERGVATEAAPGITRIDVDAVSSKASRSLYTSRQKIYPKLAHGTFRSVKWVVMLVTLGIYYLLPWIRWDRGPTLPDQAFLLDFANQRLYFGPIEIWAQELYFITGILVISALALFLVTALAGRMWCGYACPQTVWTDLMVVVERFWQGDRNARMRLDKAPWTFEKIWKKTATHVSWILISLATGGVLVFYFRDAPTLAMELVTGEAPLVAYVFMGIFTFSTYLLGGIAREQVCIYMCPWPRIQAAMYDSESLLVSYHGYRGEPRGPHKKGQPWENRGDCIDCKACVAVCPMGIDIRDGQQLECIQCALCIDACDDIMGKVDRPYGLISYDTFRNVEAPSGSERAPVRLLRPRVLVYSGLIALIMALMAWAWIVRSVVEISVIPDRNPLFVVLSDGGVRNGYTIKVLNKTHETRTFQLRIEGLSDFHAAIIGFDTADAPLVVEPDTLRAIKVYVSVPREAASHLDAAATPLTLTVRDLASGDTVVRETTFRSPGS; encoded by the coding sequence ATGCAGCCGCAAAAATCGATCGAGAGGGGAGTTGCCACGGAGGCAGCTCCCGGTATCACACGTATCGATGTCGACGCAGTGTCGTCGAAGGCGTCCCGCTCGCTCTACACGTCGCGGCAGAAGATCTATCCCAAGCTCGCGCACGGCACTTTCCGGTCCGTGAAGTGGGTGGTGATGCTGGTGACGCTCGGCATCTACTATCTCTTGCCGTGGATTCGCTGGGACCGCGGGCCGACGCTCCCCGATCAGGCGTTCCTGCTCGATTTCGCCAATCAGCGGCTCTACTTCGGCCCGATCGAGATCTGGGCGCAGGAGCTCTATTTCATCACCGGAATTCTCGTCATCTCGGCGCTGGCGCTTTTTCTCGTGACGGCGCTGGCGGGGCGCATGTGGTGCGGTTATGCCTGCCCGCAAACCGTGTGGACGGATCTTATGGTCGTCGTCGAGCGGTTCTGGCAGGGCGACCGCAACGCGCGCATGCGGCTCGACAAGGCGCCGTGGACCTTCGAGAAGATCTGGAAGAAGACGGCAACGCACGTCTCGTGGATTCTGATCTCTCTTGCGACGGGCGGCGTGCTCGTTTTCTATTTTCGCGACGCGCCGACGCTCGCGATGGAACTCGTGACAGGCGAAGCCCCGCTCGTCGCCTACGTGTTCATGGGCATCTTTACATTTTCGACCTACCTCCTGGGCGGGATCGCGCGGGAGCAGGTCTGCATCTATATGTGCCCGTGGCCGCGCATTCAGGCGGCGATGTACGATTCGGAATCTCTGCTCGTTTCCTACCACGGCTATCGCGGCGAGCCGCGGGGACCGCATAAGAAGGGCCAGCCGTGGGAAAATCGCGGCGATTGCATCGACTGCAAGGCGTGCGTCGCCGTGTGCCCGATGGGCATCGATATTCGCGACGGGCAGCAACTCGAATGCATCCAGTGTGCGCTTTGTATCGATGCCTGCGACGACATCATGGGGAAGGTCGACCGCCCCTACGGTCTCATCAGCTACGATACATTCCGGAATGTGGAAGCTCCGTCCGGGAGCGAGCGGGCCCCTGTTCGGCTTCTGCGGCCGCGGGTGCTCGTCTATTCCGGTTTGATCGCGCTCATCATGGCGCTCATGGCGTGGGCGTGGATCGTGAGGTCCGTGGTCGAGATCAGCGTGATTCCGGATCGCAACCCGCTGTTCGTCGTGCTGTCGGACGGCGGTGTTCGCAACGGGTACACGATCAAAGTTCTCAACAAGACGCATGAGACGCGCACGTTCCAGCTTCGGATCGAGGGGCTGTCCGACTTCCATGCCGCGATCATCGGGTTCGATACCGCTGACGCCCCACTTGTGGTGGAGCCCGACACGCTCAGAGCGATCAAAGTCTATGTGAGCGTGCCACGTGAGGCGGCATCCCATCTCGATGCTGCCGCCACGCCGCTGACGCTGACCGTGAGAGATCTTGCGAGTGGCGATACCGTCGTTCGCGAGACGACATTCAGGAGCCCTGGATCATGA
- the modA gene encoding molybdate ABC transporter substrate-binding protein, translating to MISFTRRLVLALALTLFAMPLAHAEQPRPSANSATDTKPVVVFAAASLKTALDRIAADWQEKTGARVSLSYAASSAIAKQIEAAAPADLFFSADLRWMDWLSERKLIAEGTRKTLLGNALVLIAPKDSTIELKIEPGFKLAEALGAGRLAMGEPKSVPAGTYGQAALEKLGVWDQVSTKFAGAENVRVALAYVARGETPLGIVYATDAKSEPSVKVVDIFPAGSHPPVVYPVALTASSTNPDAKAFLDHLSSPEARVVFEGQGFTFID from the coding sequence ATGATTTCATTCACCCGCCGTTTGGTGCTTGCCCTCGCGCTCACCCTGTTCGCAATGCCGCTGGCGCACGCGGAGCAGCCGCGGCCTTCAGCAAACTCCGCAACCGACACGAAACCCGTCGTCGTGTTCGCCGCAGCCAGCCTTAAAACCGCTCTCGACCGCATCGCTGCGGACTGGCAGGAAAAGACGGGCGCCCGCGTTTCGCTGTCGTATGCCGCATCGTCCGCCATCGCCAAGCAGATCGAAGCTGCGGCGCCCGCGGATCTCTTCTTCTCCGCCGATCTCAGGTGGATGGACTGGCTGTCGGAGCGCAAGCTGATCGCCGAAGGCACGCGCAAAACCCTCCTCGGCAATGCGCTTGTCCTGATCGCCCCGAAGGACAGCACCATCGAACTCAAGATCGAACCCGGCTTCAAGCTCGCCGAAGCGCTCGGCGCCGGACGCCTCGCCATGGGCGAGCCCAAGTCCGTTCCGGCAGGCACCTACGGGCAGGCCGCGCTCGAAAAGCTCGGCGTCTGGGATCAGGTTTCGACCAAATTTGCAGGCGCCGAAAATGTGCGCGTCGCACTGGCCTACGTCGCGCGCGGCGAGACGCCGCTCGGCATCGTCTACGCGACCGACGCAAAGAGCGAGCCGAGTGTCAAGGTCGTCGACATCTTCCCGGCCGGCAGCCACCCGCCGGTCGTCTACCCGGTTGCGCTCACGGCCTCGTCCACGAACCCCGATGCGAAGGCCTTCCTCGATCACCTCTCTTCGCCTGAGGCGCGCGTCGTCTTCGAGGGCCAGGGCTTTACGTTTATCGACTGA
- a CDS encoding hybrid sensor histidine kinase/response regulator, whose product MAETPRPDPKRDPHEDLRIAESQISAILTIAADAIISLDQRFRITLFNEGATAVFGYTPDEIIGHPLERLIPERFRAIHPSHVADFDAASVAARKMGERQEIFALRKDGTEFAAEASIAKHQVGGKKIYMVVLRDVTERKRTEAALALANTELEKRIAARTRDLEAEIRRREETQAALIQSQRMEAFGQLTGGVAHDFNNLLTIVTGNLELLATEIRDESASTYLKRATDAADMGAALTKRLLTFARRRRLTPQVVDVNELVLGLTEMLKRSLGEPITLTTILAGKLWRTRADPSELENAILNLALNARDAMPSGGQLVIETRNVSTSETAGPPVLAAGDYVLVCATDTGEGMAPDVLEKAFEPFFTTKEQGRGTGLGLSTIYGFAEQSGGHATITSAPSMGTTVSLYLPRADAAGEPVPAAGPSEPVPLSENAETVLVVEDNPDVRELTLQRVEGLGYVVQEAENGPDAIRFLKANEHVDLVLSDIMMMGGMSGYDLARWIKTEMPHIRVVLTTGYAAEEAQQDPAGLVDAPILYKPYARADLATTLHTALHASASPV is encoded by the coding sequence ATGGCCGAGACGCCCCGCCCAGATCCGAAGCGCGACCCCCATGAGGATCTGCGCATCGCCGAATCCCAGATCTCGGCGATCCTGACCATCGCAGCAGACGCGATCATTTCTCTCGATCAGCGGTTCCGCATCACGCTTTTCAACGAGGGCGCGACGGCAGTCTTCGGCTACACCCCCGACGAAATCATCGGCCACCCGCTCGAACGGCTCATTCCCGAACGCTTTCGCGCCATTCACCCAAGCCACGTTGCGGATTTTGACGCGGCATCCGTCGCGGCGCGGAAAATGGGCGAGCGCCAGGAAATCTTCGCGCTCCGCAAGGATGGGACGGAGTTTGCGGCCGAAGCCTCCATCGCCAAGCATCAGGTGGGCGGCAAGAAAATCTACATGGTGGTGCTGCGCGACGTCACGGAGCGTAAGCGTACGGAGGCCGCCCTCGCGCTTGCGAACACGGAGCTCGAAAAGCGCATCGCCGCGCGCACGCGCGATCTCGAAGCTGAAATCCGTCGCCGCGAGGAAACCCAGGCCGCCCTCATCCAGTCCCAGCGCATGGAAGCGTTCGGGCAGCTCACAGGCGGCGTCGCGCACGACTTCAACAACCTGCTCACCATCGTGACGGGCAACCTCGAATTATTAGCCACCGAGATCCGGGACGAAAGCGCCAGCACCTATTTGAAACGCGCAACCGACGCGGCAGACATGGGCGCGGCCCTCACCAAGCGCCTGCTGACCTTCGCCCGCCGCCGCCGGCTCACCCCCCAGGTCGTGGACGTGAACGAGTTGGTGCTCGGCCTCACGGAAATGCTGAAGCGTTCGCTCGGCGAGCCGATCACTCTCACCACCATTCTCGCCGGCAAGCTGTGGCGTACCCGCGCCGACCCGAGCGAACTGGAAAACGCCATCCTGAACCTCGCGCTCAACGCCCGGGACGCCATGCCGTCCGGCGGACAGCTCGTGATCGAAACACGCAATGTGTCGACATCCGAAACGGCAGGCCCGCCCGTTCTCGCAGCGGGAGACTACGTTCTCGTCTGCGCCACCGACACCGGCGAGGGAATGGCTCCCGATGTTCTGGAAAAGGCCTTCGAGCCGTTCTTCACGACGAAGGAACAGGGGCGCGGCACTGGCCTCGGCCTCAGCACGATCTATGGGTTTGCCGAGCAATCGGGCGGCCACGCCACCATTACGAGCGCCCCATCCATGGGAACGACCGTGAGCCTCTACCTGCCCCGCGCCGACGCCGCGGGGGAGCCCGTTCCAGCCGCCGGACCTTCGGAACCCGTCCCACTCTCGGAGAACGCGGAAACCGTTCTCGTCGTCGAGGACAATCCCGACGTGCGCGAGCTGACGCTCCAGCGCGTCGAGGGCCTAGGCTACGTCGTCCAGGAAGCCGAGAACGGCCCCGACGCGATCCGCTTCCTGAAGGCAAACGAACACGTCGACCTCGTCTTGAGCGACATCATGATGATGGGCGGTATGTCGGGATACGATCTGGCCCGGTGGATCAAAACGGAAATGCCCCACATCCGCGTCGTGCTGACGACGGGCTACGCCGCGGAAGAGGCCCAGCAGGATCCCGCAGGTCTGGTCGACGCACCCATTTTGTACAAGCCCTATGCCAGAGCCGACTTGGCGACGACCCTTCACACCGCCTTGCATGCGAGCGCATCGCCTGTCTGA
- a CDS encoding heavy metal translocating P-type ATPase: MDRALKLGVADGVFDAQTQRIEAREETVSLVVENMHCGACMSSIERCLKAISAVSEARVNLSARRASVTFDPDRVEVQALVDALGRAGFRAAEAVEASGDQDVARADDLLRRLGVAGFAAANVMLLSVSVWAGQASDMDKAAAALFHWLSALIAMPAIAYSAQPFFRSALEALKGRRLNMDVPISLGISLATIMSFYQTMRGTSHVYFDAAIMLTFFLLIGRYLDQRVRVRARGAAENLLGLKALGALVLDDDGTARRVSARALAPGMKVQVAAGERIPVDGRIVDGVTDVDASLITGETLPQAVGMGGVVHAGTVNLTRPVVVEATATDDSTLLAEIARLMQAAEQGRGQYVRLADRAARQYAPAVHVLGAATFIGWMIAGAGWELSLTHAIAVLIITCPCALALAVPAVQVTATSRLFGKGVILKAADGLERLAEVDTVVFDKTGTLTRGAPVLSNARDIDDATLAEAASLAIASRHPYSKAVLMAAEARGLDVRPAEGVSEVPGSGLSAATASGERRLGSASWVEGVAGLHSGTGSLWYGVAGQAPVAFHFDDAVRSDAPDVVANLLRAGYGVYLISGDREETVRRVAHEVGIEDWQGAVRPDGKIAVLDALKASGRKVLMVGDGLNDAPALAAAHASLSPSTAADISQTAADAVFQGEDLGPVVESIKVARASQGMAIENFAIALAYNAVSVPMAMAGHVTPLIAALAMSLSSIAVTLNALRLKTARLRLSSVGGRR; this comes from the coding sequence GTGGATCGCGCCCTGAAGCTTGGCGTTGCGGATGGCGTGTTCGACGCGCAGACCCAGCGGATAGAGGCGCGCGAGGAGACCGTGTCGCTCGTCGTCGAGAACATGCACTGCGGTGCGTGCATGTCGTCCATCGAGCGCTGTCTCAAGGCTATCTCCGCCGTTTCGGAGGCGCGGGTCAATCTTTCGGCGCGCCGGGCCTCGGTGACGTTCGATCCGGATCGGGTCGAGGTCCAGGCCCTGGTCGATGCGCTGGGGCGTGCGGGCTTTCGCGCCGCCGAGGCGGTGGAAGCCAGCGGCGATCAAGATGTGGCGCGGGCGGACGATCTTCTGCGCCGCCTCGGTGTCGCGGGATTTGCGGCGGCCAACGTGATGCTGCTTTCGGTTTCCGTGTGGGCCGGGCAAGCGAGCGACATGGACAAGGCGGCCGCGGCGCTGTTCCATTGGCTGTCGGCGCTGATCGCGATGCCGGCGATCGCCTATTCCGCGCAGCCGTTCTTCCGCTCTGCGCTGGAGGCGCTGAAGGGGCGTCGTCTCAACATGGATGTGCCGATTTCGCTCGGCATTTCTCTTGCGACGATCATGAGCTTCTACCAGACCATGCGCGGGACGTCGCACGTTTACTTCGATGCCGCGATCATGCTGACGTTCTTCCTTCTCATCGGGCGTTATCTGGATCAACGCGTTCGCGTGCGTGCGCGGGGCGCGGCCGAGAACCTCCTCGGTCTCAAGGCGTTGGGTGCGCTCGTGCTCGACGATGACGGGACGGCACGCCGCGTCAGCGCGCGCGCGCTTGCTCCGGGCATGAAAGTGCAGGTTGCGGCGGGCGAGCGCATTCCGGTGGACGGGCGCATCGTCGATGGCGTGACGGATGTCGATGCGAGCCTGATCACGGGGGAGACGCTGCCGCAAGCGGTCGGCATGGGTGGTGTTGTGCATGCGGGGACCGTCAATCTTACGCGCCCGGTGGTGGTCGAGGCCACTGCGACGGACGACAGCACGCTGCTTGCAGAGATCGCGCGGCTGATGCAGGCGGCGGAACAAGGGCGCGGGCAATATGTGCGTCTTGCCGACCGTGCCGCGCGCCAGTATGCGCCCGCGGTGCATGTGCTGGGTGCTGCGACGTTCATCGGCTGGATGATCGCGGGCGCGGGCTGGGAGCTTTCGCTCACGCATGCCATCGCCGTGCTGATCATCACCTGCCCCTGCGCGTTGGCGCTCGCAGTGCCGGCTGTGCAGGTGACGGCGACGAGCCGGCTGTTCGGCAAGGGCGTCATTCTCAAGGCGGCCGACGGATTGGAGCGGTTGGCCGAAGTGGATACGGTTGTGTTCGATAAAACCGGGACGCTGACACGCGGCGCTCCGGTGTTGAGCAATGCCCGGGATATCGACGATGCGACGCTGGCCGAAGCCGCGTCTCTCGCGATTGCCAGCCGGCACCCGTATTCGAAGGCAGTGCTGATGGCGGCCGAGGCGCGCGGCCTCGATGTGCGGCCGGCGGAAGGTGTCAGTGAGGTGCCGGGCTCTGGCCTTTCGGCAGCCACCGCCTCGGGCGAGCGGCGGCTCGGATCGGCGTCATGGGTCGAGGGCGTGGCGGGTCTGCATAGCGGAACCGGCTCGCTGTGGTATGGTGTTGCCGGGCAGGCTCCCGTTGCGTTCCATTTCGACGATGCGGTTCGTTCCGATGCGCCGGATGTGGTCGCCAATCTTCTGCGCGCGGGCTACGGCGTCTACCTGATCTCCGGCGATCGCGAAGAAACCGTGCGGCGCGTTGCGCATGAGGTCGGGATCGAGGATTGGCAGGGCGCCGTGCGTCCGGATGGCAAGATCGCGGTTTTGGATGCGCTCAAGGCGTCGGGCCGCAAGGTGCTGATGGTGGGCGACGGGCTGAACGATGCGCCGGCGCTGGCCGCGGCGCATGCGTCGCTGTCGCCGTCGACGGCGGCCGACATCAGCCAGACGGCGGCGGATGCCGTGTTCCAGGGCGAGGACCTCGGCCCGGTGGTCGAGTCCATCAAAGTTGCCCGTGCGTCGCAGGGCATGGCGATCGAGAACTTCGCCATCGCGCTTGCCTATAACGCCGTGTCGGTTCCTATGGCGATGGCAGGGCACGTGACGCCGTTGATCGCGGCGCTCGCCATGTCGCTGTCGTCGATCGCCGTCACGCTCAATGCGTTGCGGCTCAAGACGGCGCGGCTTCGGCTTTCTTCCGTGGGAGGGCGCAGATGA
- a CDS encoding response regulator, translating to MSQTSSQQILIVDDEPEIRALLRAGFEAEEFGVLEAGNSAEAEAHLASQPVALMTLDLKLGGEDGLKLARDLRARRNTPIIMITGKGDAIDRIVGLELGADDYIAKPFVMREVVARVRAVLRRYVNAESDVAISAPDGRRFSFDGWALDVARREATDPTGTVCALTTAEFNLLLIFVERPGRVLSRDELMDLLKGHDWTPMDRSIDGLVARLRRKVEPESERPQLIKTVRGVGYAFAGVVKRS from the coding sequence ATGTCCCAGACCAGCTCTCAGCAAATCCTGATCGTCGACGACGAGCCCGAGATCCGCGCCCTTCTCCGGGCAGGGTTCGAAGCCGAAGAATTCGGCGTGCTCGAAGCGGGCAACAGTGCCGAGGCGGAGGCGCATCTGGCGAGCCAGCCCGTGGCGCTGATGACGCTCGATCTCAAGCTCGGCGGAGAGGATGGGCTCAAGCTCGCGCGGGATCTGCGTGCGCGGCGGAATACACCGATCATCATGATCACGGGCAAGGGCGATGCGATCGATCGCATCGTGGGGCTTGAACTCGGCGCCGACGATTACATCGCCAAGCCGTTCGTGATGCGGGAGGTCGTCGCGCGGGTCAGGGCGGTGCTCCGGCGCTATGTCAATGCCGAGAGCGACGTTGCGATTTCGGCCCCGGACGGCCGCCGCTTTTCGTTCGACGGTTGGGCGCTCGACGTGGCGCGACGCGAGGCGACCGACCCTACGGGCACCGTGTGTGCGCTCACCACGGCGGAGTTCAATCTGCTTCTCATTTTCGTCGAGCGGCCGGGGCGCGTTCTCTCGCGCGACGAGCTTATGGATCTGCTCAAGGGGCACGATTGGACGCCGATGGATCGTTCGATCGACGGTCTCGTTGCGCGCCTCAGGCGCAAGGTTGAGCCGGAGAGCGAGCGCCCGCAGCTTATCAAGACGGTGCGCGGCGTGGGCTATGCCTTTGCCGGTGTGGTCAAGCGTTCCTGA
- the ccoS gene encoding cbb3-type cytochrome oxidase assembly protein CcoS, with protein sequence MTALAWLIPCALALGAVGLVAFIWALNSGQFQDLEGSGWRAISDDEDDKPQS encoded by the coding sequence ATGACCGCTCTAGCCTGGCTCATTCCCTGCGCGCTTGCGCTTGGCGCCGTGGGGCTCGTCGCGTTCATTTGGGCGCTCAACTCGGGGCAGTTTCAGGACCTCGAAGGCTCCGGCTGGCGCGCCATCTCCGACGACGAGGACGACAAGCCGCAGTCTTGA
- a CDS encoding bifunctional acetate--CoA ligase family protein/GNAT family N-acetyltransferase, with protein MTVRNLEFAFSPKSVVFVGASPKPGSIGRIVARNLLSGGFGGEIFLVNPRYREIEGTPCYASVSALSSTPDFAVIATPPQTIPGVIAELAEKGTRAAIVITAGIDAGLRQRMLEASRETCLRIVGPNCLGMLLPHLGLNASFSHRMPKKGDLAFLSQSGALVTAVIDWAVSRGIGFSKVVSMGEMADVDFGDTLDYVAGDPESKAILLYVEQITHAPKFLSAARRAARAKPVIVLKSGRHAAGAKAAASHTGALSGSDAVYDAAFRRAGLVRVRDLGQLFGAAEILSFAPRLTGERLTILTNGGGAGVLAADRLADFNVELPELPAETAAALDSVLPPTWSKNNPVDIIGDAGPERYEAALKILLADKSSDAVLVINCPTALASSEEAAGAVIRAVKSEEQRTGRRKPILTNWLGDGAAEESRRQFAAAEIPTFDAPADAIEGFMQLVSYRRSQNELMRTPPQSPASLAPDADKVHSIIHGALAEGRSMLTEWESKSVFACYGIPVTDITVARDPDTVFDAAGKILGHSKACVIKILSKDISHKSDVGGVRLGLRSAEEAREAARAMLADVARLRPDAKLDGFVVEEMIERPGAHELIAGMSEDATFGPTLMFGAGGTAVEVMKDTAQALPPLDALLARDVIRETRISRLLKGYRNRPPADLDAIADVLIRISSLVTNHAEIREIDINPLLADEKGCIAVDGRMRVVDEAKEPRRPLAIRPYPAKWETTRDLETLGTIHLRPIRPEDETLYEAFFQAVTPEDSHMRFFSVQPDRSHRFVARLTQIDYAREMAFVAVSNEGELLGVSRLSAHPDYVRAEYAVLVRSDLKGRGLGWLLMQHLIDYARAEGLKQLFGEVLATNTTMLDMCRALGFRIETAPGDITIRKVTLDLSENRKVAAT; from the coding sequence ATGACCGTTCGCAATCTGGAGTTTGCCTTCTCGCCCAAGTCGGTCGTCTTTGTCGGCGCGAGCCCGAAACCTGGGAGCATCGGACGCATCGTCGCCCGGAACCTGTTATCGGGCGGCTTCGGCGGAGAGATCTTCCTCGTCAATCCGCGCTATCGGGAGATCGAGGGCACGCCGTGCTACGCATCCGTTTCGGCGCTCTCCAGCACGCCGGACTTCGCCGTTATCGCGACGCCGCCGCAGACGATCCCCGGCGTCATCGCCGAACTGGCGGAAAAAGGAACCCGTGCCGCCATTGTCATTACCGCCGGCATCGATGCCGGCTTGCGTCAACGAATGCTCGAAGCATCCCGCGAGACATGCCTCAGAATCGTAGGCCCCAATTGCCTCGGCATGCTCCTGCCGCACCTCGGCCTCAACGCGAGCTTTTCTCATCGCATGCCCAAAAAGGGCGACCTCGCGTTTCTCTCCCAATCGGGCGCCCTCGTCACCGCCGTCATCGACTGGGCCGTCTCGCGCGGGATCGGGTTCTCTAAAGTCGTGTCCATGGGCGAAATGGCCGACGTCGACTTCGGCGATACGCTCGACTACGTGGCGGGCGATCCGGAGAGTAAGGCGATCCTCCTCTATGTCGAGCAAATCACCCATGCGCCGAAGTTCCTCTCCGCAGCCCGCCGTGCCGCGCGCGCCAAGCCCGTCATCGTTCTGAAATCCGGCCGCCACGCCGCCGGCGCCAAGGCCGCCGCATCCCATACAGGTGCGCTTTCCGGATCCGACGCCGTCTACGACGCCGCCTTCCGCCGTGCGGGCCTCGTGCGTGTCCGCGATCTCGGGCAGCTTTTCGGCGCGGCTGAGATCCTGTCGTTCGCACCCCGACTCACGGGCGAGCGGCTGACCATTCTGACCAACGGCGGCGGCGCGGGCGTGCTGGCCGCCGACCGGCTCGCGGATTTCAACGTCGAGCTGCCCGAGCTCCCGGCTGAAACCGCCGCCGCCCTCGACTCGGTGCTCCCCCCCACATGGTCGAAGAACAATCCGGTCGACATCATCGGCGATGCAGGCCCCGAGCGCTACGAAGCAGCCCTCAAGATCCTGCTGGCCGACAAATCCTCGGACGCCGTTCTCGTCATCAACTGCCCGACGGCCCTCGCCTCCAGCGAAGAAGCTGCAGGCGCCGTGATCCGCGCGGTGAAGAGCGAAGAACAACGCACCGGACGCCGCAAGCCTATCCTCACAAACTGGCTTGGCGACGGCGCCGCCGAAGAAAGCCGCCGTCAGTTCGCTGCTGCCGAGATTCCGACCTTCGATGCCCCCGCCGACGCAATCGAAGGCTTCATGCAGCTTGTCTCCTACAGGCGCTCGCAAAACGAGCTGATGCGCACGCCGCCTCAATCTCCAGCGAGCCTCGCACCCGATGCGGATAAGGTGCACAGCATCATCCACGGCGCTCTTGCAGAGGGCCGCTCCATGCTCACCGAGTGGGAGTCGAAATCCGTGTTCGCCTGCTACGGCATCCCGGTGACGGACATCACCGTCGCGCGCGATCCCGACACGGTCTTCGACGCGGCAGGCAAAATTCTCGGCCACAGCAAGGCCTGCGTGATTAAGATCCTCTCCAAGGACATTTCCCATAAGTCCGACGTGGGCGGCGTACGTCTCGGGCTCCGCAGCGCCGAGGAAGCACGCGAAGCCGCTCGCGCCATGCTGGCCGACGTGGCGCGCCTGCGCCCGGATGCCAAGCTCGACGGCTTTGTCGTGGAGGAAATGATCGAGCGCCCCGGCGCGCATGAGCTGATCGCCGGCATGAGCGAGGACGCAACCTTCGGCCCAACGCTCATGTTCGGAGCGGGCGGCACAGCCGTCGAGGTGATGAAAGATACGGCTCAGGCATTGCCGCCGCTCGACGCACTCCTCGCCCGCGACGTAATCCGCGAAACGCGCATCAGCCGTCTCCTCAAAGGCTATCGCAATCGCCCGCCCGCGGATCTCGACGCCATTGCGGATGTGCTGATCCGTATCAGCTCGCTGGTCACGAACCATGCCGAAATCCGCGAGATCGACATCAATCCGCTGCTCGCCGACGAAAAGGGATGCATCGCCGTCGACGGACGCATGCGGGTCGTGGACGAAGCCAAAGAACCGCGACGCCCGCTCGCGATCAGACCCTACCCGGCCAAGTGGGAGACGACACGCGACCTCGAAACCCTGGGCACCATCCACCTCCGGCCCATCCGGCCGGAGGACGAAACGCTCTACGAGGCATTCTTCCAGGCCGTCACGCCGGAAGATTCGCACATGCGGTTCTTCTCCGTGCAGCCCGACAGGTCGCACCGTTTCGTGGCGCGGCTAACTCAGATCGACTATGCGCGCGAGATGGCCTTCGTCGCGGTGTCGAACGAGGGCGAGCTGCTTGGCGTGAGCCGTCTCTCCGCCCATCCGGATTACGTCCGCGCGGAATATGCCGTACTGGTGCGATCCGATCTCAAGGGGCGCGGTCTCGGATGGCTCCTGATGCAGCACCTCATCGATTACGCCCGCGCAGAAGGCCTGAAACAGCTTTTCGGAGAAGTCCTCGCCACCAACACGACCATGCTCGACATGTGCCGTGCGCTCGGCTTCCGTATCGAAACCGCACCCGGCGACATCACGATCCGCAAAGTTACGCTCGATCTCTCCGAAAACCGGAAGGTGGCCGCCACCTGA
- a CDS encoding winged helix-turn-helix domain-containing protein — MAGQKKMKADVPRRKLIADKGPLSRATLRLRIVFSAERKIGPGKVDLLETIARTGSISSAARELGMSYRRAWLLMDEFGRLFKRPILTTAAGGAHGGGAELTDFGRAVIAAYRRIEDRTAEVVRSELVAFESDINNDP; from the coding sequence ATGGCGGGTCAGAAGAAGATGAAGGCCGACGTGCCTCGGCGCAAACTCATTGCCGACAAGGGCCCGCTTTCGCGCGCGACGCTGCGGCTTCGCATCGTGTTTTCGGCGGAGCGGAAGATCGGGCCGGGCAAGGTGGATTTGCTTGAGACCATTGCGCGTACGGGATCGATCTCGTCTGCCGCGCGTGAACTCGGCATGTCCTATCGGCGCGCATGGCTGCTGATGGACGAGTTCGGGCGGCTGTTCAAGCGGCCTATCCTGACCACGGCCGCCGGGGGAGCGCATGGGGGCGGCGCGGAACTCACGGATTTCGGCCGAGCTGTGATTGCCGCTTACCGGCGCATCGAGGATCGCACGGCGGAGGTGGTACGCTCGGAACTCGTCGCTTTCGAATCGGACATCAACAACGACCCGTGA
- a CDS encoding FixH family protein, translating to MKHLSEGVRPAREIRGGHVLLAMLAFFGTIIAVDSVLIYKAVSTFGGVENVNAYRDGLAYNQRIAVDEKQAALGWMDRVEARGTPLRLSVSLEDRDGVALARRHVVADVGRPATNRFDRTLKLAEVLPGVYEAAFADAEPGTWVVDLRVSARSEDGAAPDYQVRRRLWIAP from the coding sequence ATGAAGCATTTGTCGGAAGGCGTGCGCCCGGCGCGGGAGATCCGTGGCGGACATGTTCTGCTTGCGATGCTGGCCTTCTTCGGAACGATCATCGCCGTGGATTCCGTTTTGATCTACAAGGCGGTGTCGACGTTCGGGGGCGTGGAGAACGTGAACGCCTACCGGGACGGGCTGGCCTACAATCAGCGTATCGCGGTGGACGAAAAGCAGGCGGCGCTCGGATGGATGGATCGTGTCGAGGCGCGGGGGACGCCGCTCCGCTTGAGCGTGTCGCTCGAAGATCGGGACGGTGTTGCCCTCGCGCGGCGACATGTCGTTGCCGATGTGGGGCGACCGGCTACCAACCGATTCGACCGCACGCTCAAGCTGGCTGAGGTTTTGCCTGGCGTCTACGAGGCTGCGTTTGCAGATGCCGAGCCGGGGACGTGGGTTGTCGATTTGCGGGTTTCCGCACGTTCCGAAGACGGCGCCGCGCCGGATTATCAGGTGAGGAGACGGCTGTGGATCGCGCCCTGA